From a region of the Euwallacea similis isolate ESF13 chromosome 19, ESF131.1, whole genome shotgun sequence genome:
- the LOC136415295 gene encoding uncharacterized protein, with translation MESWHCYVNSISPDTPPAEVWTKIKRIRRQPTNNIINSIMHNNEAVTESQSIANILANYFQQKSRNHSQTQIAVVSEQKHLPFSNEINARFTIQELVYALSKCKNSAAGPDNLPYIFLKDISDSCRRKLLELYNKIWTNHLFPDSWRESIIFPLRKNESSPPTEKSFRPISLSCAMSKLLERMINKRLTWYLETNALLNPYQSGFRPHRSTMDNLVLLQLEIANAIASVWKPLIVSKLEEFCLNGNLVAFIKNFLDKRRAKVSVNGSTSSTFPLLDGVPQGSVLSPTLFNIAVNDIYKIVPIPINHSLYADDLIIFCSGKNTNTTCKLVQNMLNNLHTWSTATGFNFSEHKSKIMVFERRRNICAPHITLKGTPLQVVSEHTFLGLTFDSGMTWKSASNLKLLDPVQNAAIRLALGALRSSPVEALEIEAHELPLRLRREQLLLNYNARISTNSNNPVTQILNKTKQWDTSSKRPPPVSYTLNELLKDMNHSSNFYNYSTISPPWNRSPAIFNSSLHHFRKQDTLPSIIIQAFHHIVDSIAPDTTLYVDASMTEEGVGWAVTGSHELLLSSRLPVFCSIYSGELFAIYRALSLLEGNGRTFVICTDSLAAVQSIKNLYSSHPLVQSIQDRIQSLTLKECKTHIVWIPSHIGIVGNECADRNAVCAARSHPKVEQIYFLNDVKRYYQLKTEQNWQNIWTLSNAKLARMVPTLLPFRPIQLSRRDTIIIRRIRIGHTRLTHAHLMKRYNLTNCDHCNIPISVKYIMKDCPKYNKNRAIHQIREDHLERLHLTEVQGKTIEYLKSIELYNLI, from the exons ATGGAATCATGGCACTGCTACGTTAACTCAATCTCACCAGACACACCTCCTGCAGAAGTCTGGACCAAGATTAAACGAATACGTCGACAACCAACCAATAACATAATAAACTCTATCATGCATAATAATGAAGCCGTCACAGAGAGCCAGTCAATCGCGAATATCTTGGCAAACTATTTCCAACAAAAGTCCAGGAATCATTCACAGACCCAGATAGCTGTAGTGTCCGAACAGAAACACCTTCCTTTCTCAAACGAAATCAATGCAAGATTCACAATCCAGGAACTAGTTTATGCTCTCtctaaatgcaaaaattcaGCGGCCGGTCCAGATAATTTACCTTACATCTTCCTGAAGGATATATCTGATTCTTGCCGCAGAAAATTACTTGAGctctacaacaaaatttgGACGAATCACTTATTCCCAGATTCTTGGAGAGAATCCATAATCTTCCCGTTGAGGAAAAATGAGTCCTCACCTCCTACTGAAAAATCATTTCGGCCAATATCACTCTCATGCGCAATGTCTAAGTTACTGGAAAGGATGATAAACAAGAGACTGACCTGGTATCTTGAAACTAACGCACTTTTAAACCCCTACCAATCTGGATTTAGGCCGCATCGGAGTACGATGGATAACCTTGTACTATTACAATTGGAAATTGCTAATGCTATAGCGTCAGTTTGGAAACCACTTATCGTCAGTAAACTTGAAGAATTCTGCCTGAATGGAAACTTGGtagcatttattaaaaacttcctAGACAAACGAAGAGCTAAAGTCTCAGTAAATGGATCAACCTCGAGCACCTTCCCGTTATTGGATGGGGTGCCACAAGGTTCAGTCCTTAGCCCAACCCTGTTCAACATAGCTGTCAACGATATATATAAAATCGTCCCTATCCCGATCAATCACTCCTTATATGCGGATGATTTGATCATCTTCTGTTCTGGgaaaaacacaaatacaaCTTGCAAATTAGTCCAGAACATGTTGAACAACTTACACACGTGGTCAACTGCTACTGGATTCAATTTTTCTGAACACAAATCCAAAATCATGGTCTTTGAACGTAGAAGAAATATATGTGCACCTCATATAACTTTGAAGGGCACTCCTCTACAAGTTGTGTCGGAACATACGTTCCTGGGACTGACATTTGATAGCGGAATGACTTGGAAGAG TGCGTCAAATCTGAAATTGTTGGACCCAGTACAGAATGCCGCGATCAGGCTGGCTCTGGGTGCACTCAGGTCTAGCCCAGTCGAGGCTCTTGAGATCGAAGCTCACGAACTGCCGCTAAGACTCAGGAGAGAGCAACTACTTTTGAATTACAACGCTCGCATTTCCACAAACTCTAATAACCCTGTCACGCagattttaaacaaaacaaagcAGTGGGACACTTCCAGTAAACGGCCACCTCCTGTCTCGTACACCTTGAATGAATTATTAAAGGACATGAATCATTCCTCAAATTTCTACAACTACTCTACCATCTCACCACCATGGAACAGATCTCCAGCAATTTTTAACTCATCACTTCATCATTTCCGCAAACAAGACACATTGCCTTCAATTATTATACAAGCATTTCATCACATCGTGGACTCGATCGCACCAGATACTACTTTATATGTGGATGCATCTATGACTGAGGAGGGGGTTGGTTGGGCAGTTACGGGATCTCATGAACTGCTATTAAGTTCTCGACTACCGGTTTTTTGCAGCATATATTCTGGAGAGCTATTTGCAATCTACAGGGCCCTTAGTCTATTAGAGGGGAATGGCAGAACATTTGTGATCTGCACAGACTCATTAGCAGCAGTTCAGTCAATCAAAAACCTTTATAGTTCCCATCCGTTGGTACAGAGCATACAGGACAGAATACAATCTCTTACTCTAAAAGAATGTAAAACCCATATTGTTTGGATCCCCTCGCATATAGGGATAGTGGGAAATGAGTGTGCTGATAGAAATGCTGTATGCGCTGCGCGATCCCACCCAAAGGTTGAACAAATTTACTTCCTCAACGATGTTAAAAGATATTACCAACTTAAGACTGaacaaaattggcaaaatatATGGACACTATCTAACGCAAAACTAGCTCGAATGGTACCcacacttctgccatttagACCAATTCAACTATCTAGAAGGGATACCATAATAATCAGAAGAATACGTATCGGCCATACAAGACTCACCCATGCTCATCTGATGAAGAGATATAATCTCACTAACTGTGACCATTGTAACATTccaatttcagtaaaataCATAATGAAGGATTGCCCAAAATACAACAAGAATAGAGCAATCCACCAGATAAGGGAGGATCACTTGGAGCGTTTACATTTGACTGAAGTGCaaggaaaaacaattgaatacCTTAAATCAATAGAATTGTACAATCTCATCTAG